In Pseudoalteromonas nigrifaciens, the sequence CTGGCGAAGTTATTCAGCACCATGGGCTAAATATTGGTTATTTTGCGCAGCATCAACTTGAATCTCTTGATTTAAAAGCCAATGCAATAACACATATACAACGACTAAACCCAAAGGCTACTGAGCAATCACTGCGTGATTTTTTAGGCGGATTTGCCTTTATTGGTGATAAAGCGCTTGAGCCAGTAGCACCCTTTTCGGGGGGCGAGAAAGCACGTTTAGTACTTGCCATGCTGGTATATCAAAAGCCAAATTTATTACTACTCGATGAGCCAACCAACCACCTTGATTTAGAAATGCGCCATGCACTTGTTATGGCACTGCAAGGCTTTGAGGGCGCTATGGTTACTGTATCGCACGACCGCCATATGCTTAAAAACACCGCCGATGAATTTTACTTAGTAGATGACGGCAAAGTAACTCAATTTGGTTACGACTTAGATGCGTATTACCAATGGCTGCTTAACGCCAATAAAGAAGCGACTAAAACAGAGCAAAGTGACGAAGTAAAAGCTAATTCAGGTATTAACCGTAAAGAGCAAAAACGCCTTGAGGCCGAATTTAGAAAAGCCACGCAACCGCTTAAAAAACAAATTGAAAAGCTCGAAAAGCAACTCGACAAATACGCTGCAGAGCTCAATGAGGTTGAAGTAGCATTAGGTGATAACGAGCTATATTCTGATGACAATAAAGCCAAGCTAAAAGAGTTACTAGCCAAACAAGCCACACTTACACCTAAGCTTAACGACATTGAAGAAGCGCTCCTTATGGCGCTAGACGAAATGGAACAAAAAGAGCAGGCGTTCGCCGATGAACTTGCTCAATAGCGACCATTTTTGGCAATTTTCCTGCACTTTGTACGCAAAGCCAGTGCAACAACAAACCTTGCTGGAGTTACAAAACCAGCAAGGTAAAAACGTTAATTTGTGTTTATTACTCTTGTATTTAGATTCACTAAACTTAGTTGTAAATAGTCAGCAGCTTGGAGTATTAACACAAGTTGTTAATGAGCTCGATAATAACGTGATGCAGCAACTACGCGCAGCACGCAGTTATTTAAAAGTACACCAACAAGCTATTACTGACTATGCAAACATACGCAAAGAGCTGCTTAGCGCTGAGCTCAAGCTTGAAAAGCAGCAACAGCAAATGCTAATAAATGCAGTAAATGAATGTGAATTGGTAGAGTGTACCGAGCCAAATAATATTGAATTATATTTAAAGGCCAGCTTTTAGGTACAAAGCGCCAGAAAAAACAGCTCGCGCATATTTCAATACTTATGAGTCCTACCCTCTTTTACTGCTCATTCTTTTCTCTTTGTGCAAAAGATCTTTAAGTGACTTATACACAAACAGGTTAAAAGGCGCTGCGCTTTTATAGGGAAAAATTAAAACCTCTTTAATCCTTATATTCTCAGTGGTCAAAGCTGTTTTCACCTGCTCCCTTTACCCATCTGTTAAACCTAATACCTTCTTCTCAAAACATGATCCAAATCAACTTCATATCGCTCATTATTTCACTTAGGTAAATAACTTGATCTTGATCATAACTGTATCCCTAAACCCAGCTTATGATTAACCCATAGACATTAGGAGGCAAGTTATGGACGTATTCTTCAGAGATTTTTTTACCGACCCAGTACTGTTCTTATCGTTTGGTTTTCTGGGGATCGTTATTAGCTTGTGCCTTTTCTTTGTATACTACTTTATTAAGAAAGTACAAGAAGCAGAAATTCCTGACCAAAATTAAGCACGACGCACAAAGCGCCTATCAGTTTACTGATTAGGCGCTTTTTATTTTCCTAGCCGAAAAATTTGCTACACTAGCGCCTCGTTTATTGCAAAGTGTGTAGTACAAACATGATCCATAAGTTCAAACCCGCATGGTGGATGACCAATCGTCACGTTCAGACCATAATGCCGCGTTTTTTCCGCCCATTTCATCATACTCGCTACCAATTGGAGCAACTTGATACTCCCGATGGTGACTTTATCGAGCTTGCTTGGTCGCTACCGCATAACGAAACGGCTCCTCTTGCTGTGGTACTACATGGACTTGAAGGCAATATAAATAGCTTTTATGCCAAAGGCATGATGAAAGCCTTAAAAAAGCAAGGTTTTGCAGTGGTGCTTATGCATTTTAGAAACTGCTCCACCGAAGTAAATCGCTTACCACGTGCTTATCACAGTGGTGATACCGCCGACTTAAGCTTTTTTATAAACCACTTAAAGCAGCTATATCCAAACCGACCTTTAGTTGCGGTAGGCTTTTCGCTAGGTGGTAATGTATTAGCTAAGTATTTAGGCGAGCAACAGCAACAATGCCCGCTAAGTGCAGCAGCACTGGTATCTGCACCTTATGATTTATCGGCATCATCGGATGTTATTCGAAAAAGTTTAGGTAAAATTTATCAAAAGTATTTACTCGATCGCATGAAAAAATCAATGCAGCGTAAATTGCCACAAATTAAGCAGCAAATATCGATAACTACCGATCAATTAATGGAAATTGACGACTTGTTAGAGTTTGATAATCAACTTACCGCGCCTTTACACGGCTTTGAAAATGCACATGATTATTACCGCCAAGCCAGTGCTATGCCGTATTTAAAACATATAGCGGTGCCAACATTAATTATTCATGCCAAAGACGATCCTATGCTCTCTATAAAGGCCGTACCAAGTAGGCAAGATGTGAGTGAGCATGTTACGCTGCGCATCTCTGAAAAAGGCGGGCATGTGGGCTTTATTAGCGGTAAAAATCCATTTAAGCCGGTATTTTGGTTAGAGCAAGCGGTGCCAAGTTATTTTGGCCAATATGTATTAAATAAAACCAACAAAGAGTCAGTATGATCATTCCTTACGAGCAACTTGATAAAGACACCTTATACAACCTAATAGAAAGCTATGTACTGCGCGAAGGCACTGATTATGGCGAAGTAGAAGCCAGTATTGAATCGAAAGTAAACCAAGTAAAGCTGCAGCTTAAAAGTGGTGAAGCTATGGTGTTTTTTTCAGAACTACATGAGTCGGTAACTATCATTTCCAAAGGCGAATTTAAAGCGCTGCAAAGTGAAGAGCATCAGGCACAATCGTTTGATTAGATACAGTTAACTTTGTAGCACTTGTAACTTTTGTATTGAAAGTACACAATGGCTTTTTACCCAAAGAGCCATAAAATGATAAAACTCAGCACTCTAGTGGTAGCCATATCACTAGCATTAAGTAGCCAAGCTAATGCAACAACAATAACCGCATCAGATAAAGCAATTAAGCTGGCAAAAGACACAATTTTAATTGATACCCATATTGATGTACCTTACCGTCTACACGACAAATGGGCCGACGTTACCAAAGCCACCGACGATGGTGACTTTGACTACCCTCGCGCTATACAAGGCGGTTTAAATGCCCCATTTATGTCGATTTACATTCCTGCTCACTTAGAATTTGAAGGCAAAGGTAAAAGCTATCAACTTGCTAATTTACTTATTGATAGTATGGAAGCAATCGCACAACGTGCACCCGACAAATTTGCAATTGCCAGCTCAACTGTCGATATAGAAGAGCAGTTTAAGCAAGGTAAGCTTTCGATTGCTATGGGCATGGAAAATGGCTCACCTATTGAAGGTGATATGAAAAATCTACAACACTTTTTCGACCGTGGTGTGCGTTATATTACCCTTGCTCATTCGCAAAGCAACCATATTTCTGACTCGTCATACGACATTCGCCGTAAATGGAAAGGCTTAAGCCCTTTTGGTAAAAAGCTAGTTACTGAAATGAACAACATTGGCATGTTAATCGACGTTTCGCACATTTCTGATGATGCGTTTTATCAGGTAATAGAACTCTCTAAAACACCCGTTATAGCCTCGCATTCATCGCTACGCAAATACACACCCGGTTTTGAGCGTAATATGAATGACGACATGCTACTGGCGCTGAAAAAAAATGGCGGGGTTATTCAAATTAACTTTGGCTCAAGCTTTGTTACCGCTAAAGCAGGTAGTTGGGGCAAGCAGCTAAAAAGTACAAAAGAGTCTGCAAAAAAAGAAGGCACCAAATTAAGTAATGATTTTGATGCTGCATATCGCGCTAAAAACCCCTACCCATTTGCCAGTCTCGAGCAGGTGCTTGATCATATTGATCACGTAGTTGCGCTAATTGGTATTGATTATGTAGGTATTGGTTCTGATTATGATGGTGTTGGCGATTCGCTGCCAATTGGCTTAAAAGACGTATCTAGCTATCCTAACCTAGTACAAGGTTTAATGGACAGGGGCTACAGTGATACCGACATTAAAAAGATTTTAAGCGGCAATACACTACGCGTTTGGAAACAAGCCGAAGCGTATGCGAAAAAGCATTAGGCTCTAGGTATCAGGTATCAGGTATCAGGTATCAGGTATCAGGTATCAGGTATCAGGTATCAGGTATCAGGTTAGAAAAACATAACTAACACTAACTTCAATATATAACGCGGCCAATGGCCGCGTGTTTCTATCCTCAACTTGCATAAATCTAAGCCAACAACGCCACCCTCATGCTTTATCCTCGAGGTTCGTAAGCCTCAAACCCACGCTACGACGATAAAGTTAACACCGCTCTGCTCTACCTTAAACCTGAAGCCTCGTACCTAATATCTAAAACCTAATACCTGCAACCTGCACTTTATTACAGGCATTAAAAAAGGCCACCTAAGTGACCTTTTTCTAACAATTAACTTAAACGTTAATTATTACGCTACGATGTTTGCAACAACGCCAGCGCCTACAGTACGACCACCTTCACGGATAGCGAAACGAAGACCTTCGTCCATCGCGATTGGCGCGATTAGAGTTACTGTCATCTTAACGTTATCACCAGGCATTACCATTTCTACGCCTTCTGGTAACTGTACGTCACCAGTTACGTCAGTTGTACGGAAGTAGAACTGTGGACGGTAACCTTTGAAGAATGGAGTATGACGACCACCTTCATCTTTTGAAAGTACGTATACTTCTGATTCAAAAGTAGTGTGTGGCTTGATTGAACCAGGCTTAGCTAGTACTTGACCACGTTCAACGTCTTCACGCTTAGTACCACGTAAAAGTGCACCAATGTTCTCACCAGCACGACCTTCGTCAAGCAGTTTACGGAACATTTCAACACCAGTACAGATTGACTTAGTTGTATCACGGATACCAACAATTTCAATCTCGTCGTTGATGCGGATAATACCAGCTTCAACACGACCAGTTACAACAGTACCACGGCCTTGGATTGAGAAAACGTCTTCGATAGGCATGATGAATGCTTTATCGATGTCACGTTCTGGCTCTGGAATGTAAGAGTCAAGTGCGTTTGCAAGCTCAACAATCTTATCTTCCCACTCTTTCTCGCCTTCAAGCGCTTTAAGTGCTGAACCTTGAATTAGTGGTAAGTCATCACCTGGGAAATCGTATTCTGAAAGAAGTTCACGAACTTCCATTTCTACTAGCTCAAGTAGCTCTTCGTCATCAACCATGTCACATTTGTTCATGAACACGATGATGTAAGGAACGCCAACTTGGCGAGAAAGTAGGATGTGCTCACGTGTTTGTGGCATAGGACCATCAGTCGCAGCTACTACTAAAATAGCACCGTCCATTTGAGCAGCACCAGTGATCATGTTTTTAACATAATCGGCGTGACCAGGACAATCTACGTGTGCGTAGTGACGAGTAGGCGTATCGTATTCAACGTGAGACGTTGAAATTGTGATACCGCGCTCGCGCTCTTCTGGAGCGTTGTCGATTGATGCGAAATCTTTAGCAACACCGCCGTATACTTTTGCAAGTACGTTAGTGATTGCTGCAGTTAATGTAGTTTTACCGTGGTCAACGTGGCCAATTGTACCTACGTTAACATGCGGTTTTACGCGTTCAAACTTTGCTTTTGCCATGACGGAACCTATCAGTTTTGTGTATCTATATTACATATGAAAATAATCCACCATAGGTAGATTAAGTTGATTTTTTCAAATTTCAAATAGTTTTTTCTGACAGATAAAGGAAGCGCTTAAGGAGGTTCTTAAAACTGGTGCTGATAGGCAGAGTCGAACTGCCGACCTCACCCTTACCAAGGGTGCGCTCTACCAACTGAGCTATATCAGCATCACCATAAACTGGAGCGGGCAGCGGGAATCGAACCCGCATCATCAGCTTGGAAGGCTGAGGTAATAGCCATTATACGATGCCCGCGTTAGGAACCTGTTCTTAAAATACCTCTAACCGTCAAGAATAAAGTGGTGGAGGGAGCTGGATTCGAACCAGCGAAGGCTGAGCCGTCAGATTTACAGTCTGATCCCTTTGGCCGCTCGGGAACCCCTCCACGATAATTCTTTACTAATGCACTTTCGGTAAAAAGGAAAGTGGTGCCGACTAACCGAGTCGAACGGTTGACCTACTGATTACAAGTCAGTTGCTCTACCAGCTGAGCTAAGTCGGCACTGCTTTAGTACGGGGCGAGATATTAGAGTAAGCTTTATTGGGATGCAACTATAAAATTAAAATAAATGAGAATTTATTGTTTAAATGCTCACAATTCAGGCAAAAACCGGCTTTTTTATAATTTATTGCTGTTTTCATCTAATTCATACCAATAATTTAAGCCTTTAATAACCAGCATAGGATCAAAAATACTCTCTTTGAATTGCTGTTGTAATAACGAACCATAACCACCGGCAAAAATAATTTGCGTATTTTTATCATTTAAATAAGGTTTAGCTTGGTTAATTGCTCCTATGGTGGCAACCAAGGCACCATTTTTTAAACCATTTGGGGTGTTTATTCCCAGTTGATTAGTAAATGGCGTATTTTCATCATCAAAAACGCGCTGGGTATTTTGCGTTAACGAGCGGGTCATTAAATCAAGGCCAGGTAAAATCCAGCCACCTAAGTGCTGCCCGTCACTATTGAGTACATCAATTGTGGTAGCCGTACCGGCATCAACAACTATGCAGGCCTTATTTGGATACAAGGTAAAACTTGCAATAAGTGCCAGCCATCTATCTATGCCTAAATTATTAAAGTGCTCGTAAGCACAGGTGAGCCCACCTAGCGTTTTAGTTACTTTAGCTTCAAAGCAGCTAATACTATTAAAGGCGGCTTGCGCTAAAATAGCATTAAGTAGCTCACTGCGCCCTACGCAAGCATAAATAACGTGTGTAATTGCATGCCAAGGTAAATTATTTAAATCACATGCCTGAACTTGCTCGTTTTGCCACAGCTTAGCTTTAAGTGAAGTATTGCCTACATCTATGAGTAATTTCATAGTTGCGCCTTTCTGAGCGAAATTTCGCCGCCGTAATAGCTTTTTACTTCACCATCTTGGCGAATACGAATTCCGCCTTGTGAGTCTATTCCCTCACATATTCCGCGCCAACTACGATGTCCGGTATTTAGCTCTACACATTCACCAGCAAATGCATTTAAAGCATTCCATTGCTGATGCATGCTCTGTAAACCGCTTTCACTATACTGCTCTAAACGCTGCTCTAAATGATAAGTAAGCGAGGCAACCAACTGATTTTTATTAAGCTGCTGCGTATGTTGACTTAAAT encodes:
- a CDS encoding TIGR02444 family protein encodes the protein MNLLNSDHFWQFSCTLYAKPVQQQTLLELQNQQGKNVNLCLLLLYLDSLNLVVNSQQLGVLTQVVNELDNNVMQQLRAARSYLKVHQQAITDYANIRKELLSAELKLEKQQQQMLINAVNECELVECTEPNNIELYLKASF
- a CDS encoding hydrolase, with protein sequence MIHKFKPAWWMTNRHVQTIMPRFFRPFHHTRYQLEQLDTPDGDFIELAWSLPHNETAPLAVVLHGLEGNINSFYAKGMMKALKKQGFAVVLMHFRNCSTEVNRLPRAYHSGDTADLSFFINHLKQLYPNRPLVAVGFSLGGNVLAKYLGEQQQQCPLSAAALVSAPYDLSASSDVIRKSLGKIYQKYLLDRMKKSMQRKLPQIKQQISITTDQLMEIDDLLEFDNQLTAPLHGFENAHDYYRQASAMPYLKHIAVPTLIIHAKDDPMLSIKAVPSRQDVSEHVTLRISEKGGHVGFISGKNPFKPVFWLEQAVPSYFGQYVLNKTNKESV
- a CDS encoding YheU family protein, which gives rise to MIIPYEQLDKDTLYNLIESYVLREGTDYGEVEASIESKVNQVKLQLKSGEAMVFFSELHESVTIISKGEFKALQSEEHQAQSFD
- a CDS encoding dipeptidase, with amino-acid sequence MIKLSTLVVAISLALSSQANATTITASDKAIKLAKDTILIDTHIDVPYRLHDKWADVTKATDDGDFDYPRAIQGGLNAPFMSIYIPAHLEFEGKGKSYQLANLLIDSMEAIAQRAPDKFAIASSTVDIEEQFKQGKLSIAMGMENGSPIEGDMKNLQHFFDRGVRYITLAHSQSNHISDSSYDIRRKWKGLSPFGKKLVTEMNNIGMLIDVSHISDDAFYQVIELSKTPVIASHSSLRKYTPGFERNMNDDMLLALKKNGGVIQINFGSSFVTAKAGSWGKQLKSTKESAKKEGTKLSNDFDAAYRAKNPYPFASLEQVLDHIDHVVALIGIDYVGIGSDYDGVGDSLPIGLKDVSSYPNLVQGLMDRGYSDTDIKKILSGNTLRVWKQAEAYAKKH
- the tuf gene encoding elongation factor Tu, translating into MAKAKFERVKPHVNVGTIGHVDHGKTTLTAAITNVLAKVYGGVAKDFASIDNAPEERERGITISTSHVEYDTPTRHYAHVDCPGHADYVKNMITGAAQMDGAILVVAATDGPMPQTREHILLSRQVGVPYIIVFMNKCDMVDDEELLELVEMEVRELLSEYDFPGDDLPLIQGSALKALEGEKEWEDKIVELANALDSYIPEPERDIDKAFIMPIEDVFSIQGRGTVVTGRVEAGIIRINDEIEIVGIRDTTKSICTGVEMFRKLLDEGRAGENIGALLRGTKREDVERGQVLAKPGSIKPHTTFESEVYVLSKDEGGRHTPFFKGYRPQFYFRTTDVTGDVQLPEGVEMVMPGDNVKMTVTLIAPIAMDEGLRFAIREGGRTVGAGVVANIVA
- a CDS encoding pantothenate kinase → MKLLIDVGNTSLKAKLWQNEQVQACDLNNLPWHAITHVIYACVGRSELLNAILAQAAFNSISCFEAKVTKTLGGLTCAYEHFNNLGIDRWLALIASFTLYPNKACIVVDAGTATTIDVLNSDGQHLGGWILPGLDLMTRSLTQNTQRVFDDENTPFTNQLGINTPNGLKNGALVATIGAINQAKPYLNDKNTQIIFAGGYGSLLQQQFKESIFDPMLVIKGLNYWYELDENSNKL